From one Perca fluviatilis chromosome 10, GENO_Pfluv_1.0, whole genome shotgun sequence genomic stretch:
- the cxcl14 gene encoding C-X-C motif chemokine 14: MHRCTAVLLLLVVALYVLSAEAYKCRCTRKGPKIRYKDVQKLEIKPKHPFCQEKMIFVTMENVARFKGQEYCLHPKLQSTKNLVKWFRIWKDKHRVYEA, translated from the exons ATGCATCGGTGCACAGCGGTGCTACTTTTGTTAGTGGTGGCCTTATACGTCCTGAGCGCAGAAG CCTACAAGTGCAGGTGCACTAGAAAAGGGCCAAAGATCCGATACAAGGATGTGCAGAAGCTGGAGATCAAACCCAAACACCCGTTCTGCCAGGAGAAGATGATATT TGTGACGATGGAGAACGTGGCTCGGTTCAAAGGGCAGGAGTATTGTCTCCATCCCAAACTTCAGAGCACCAAGAATCTGGTCAAATGGTTCCGTATCTGGAAAGACAAGCACAG GGTGTATGAAGCCTAA